The DNA window CCGTAGAAGGCGAACGCCTTGTCATGGGCGTCGAAGACCAGTTCCTGCGTCTCCCGGAAATAGGCGCGGACGAACGGCATCCGGCTGTGCGACAGGCGCATGTGAGCGGCCTTCACCATCAGCGGCAGTCCCTGGAGCGTGATCGTCTCGTGGCTCCAGTCGAACTGGTAGGCCTCGCCAGGTGCGAAGCTCATCGGCACGTACGCCTTTGCTGGAAGACGAGAGCGCTCCTGACGCCATGTCCGGGCAAACCGATGAACGCTGTCGTGGGCCCCGTCATAGCCGCGACCGCGCAGCTCCTCGAAAAGACGCTGCGTCGAGCGGCGCTCCCGACAGGGCAGCGCGGCTTCCGCTTCCAGGATGGCCGTCAGGTCCTCGACATAAGCCCCAAGCTTCGGCGCCGGCTGAACCTCGCGCTCGTATCGGAACTCAGTGTCGTCGCCGCGAACAACTTTGCGGACCGTCGTCCGCGACACTGAAAACTCCCGGGCGATCGTCTTGATCCCCCGCCCTTGGTCGTGAAACGCACGCCGTATCTGTCCAATCAAATCCACGCCAATCATTCCCCAGCATCGCCCTCCACGGCCCGAAAGGCCGGAAAAGCGGAAACCTAGGCGGTGTGGACAAAGGGGATTCCCAAATCACCTGCTGACTGATTCAAGGCTGCTCTTTGCGGAGGGCGGTGTTGGTTCGAGGTTTGATGTCGGATGCGGAATGGGCCTTCTTCGAGCCGTTCGTGGTCGAGAAGGGTCCGAGGCGAGGTAGACGGCCTCGCGATCATCGGTTGGTGCTCGACGGGGTCTTCTGGATCGCCCGAACGGGGACGGCGTGGCGTGATCTACACAGCGATTTCGGAGCCTGGAACTCCGTCTATCGCCAGTTCCGGCGCTGGACGCAGGCGGGGCTCTGGGACGTGATACTGGAGGCGCTGAATGAGATCGGCACGGGTCATGACAGCGTTCAAATGATCGATTCTACCATTATCCGCGCCCATCAGCACGCCGCCGGCGCGCTAAAAAAAGGGATCAGGACCAAAGTCTTGGCCGCTCTCGTGGTGGCTTCTCGACCAAGATCCATCTCCGCAGCAATGCTCGAGGCCTCCCTGTCGCTATCACGCTGAGCGGCGGTCAGGTCTCCGATATGAAAGGCTATGCGCCGGTCATGGACCAGCCCGGTCCCAAGCCCTGTGTCCTGCTCGCCGACAAGGGATACGACGCCGACTTCATCCTTGCCGACCTCAAGGCCAGAGGCGTTGCCGCGGTCATCCCCGCAAAGCGAAACCGCAAGGTCCAACCCGTCATTGACGGATACATTTACGGCCTGAGAAACCTCGTCGAGCGCTGCTTCTCAAAGCTGAAACACAGTCGGCGGCTGGCCACGCGATACGACAAGACCGCAGACAGCTTTCTCGGCTTCGTTCTCGTGGCATCCATCCGATTGTGGATCAGACACTTTGTCCACACTGCCTAAAACATCGCAGCAGGGGGTCAGTTTTGGACGCGAAATACCCCGCTCAGGGGGTCAGATTTGCATGCGATTTTACAATTTAAGATGAGCATAAAATGCTCTTTGGCGGCTGTGAGGGTCCCGAAAACTCGTCCGGTTTTGAGTGACACTGATCTCGCCATGACAAATCTCCGTAAGGTCTCGCTATCCGGCGAGCGGCGGCATCCACCAACCAGAATCAGACGCGCGGCGTAATGCGTGCGGCAGTCCGGATGTCGGCGATTTGCGTGCCGAGCGCCTGGAGGTTTTGACGCATATCGGTGAACACCGGCTGCTCGGCGTCGGGGTCGCTGATGGTGACGATCGCCGTGAACGGCACGCCCTCCTCGGGCATAACCTCCCCGGCGCGGGTCAAAGAGTCGACAAAGAGCCGCCAGTTCGAGGACGGGCCGACACCCTGTGGGAAGGTCTTGGCCAGAACTTTCACCGGGCTCCACTTCAGATCGTGCTCGATCAGTTCCGCTTCGACGGCCGCTGAATCCCGCTTTGAGGGGAGGTAGAGCGGTTCAAGACGACCCTTCCATCCGCCGCCCGCCTGCTCCTGCTGCAAGGTGGCGTTGATGTTCACCCGCACGAACTCCGACCCGAACCGGGCATCCAGGGGCGGCGTGGAAACAAGGGTGATCTTCGCCCGGCCCCGGCACTTGCCGCCTGGTCCCACCAGCGACGCCGGCCACGCGAAGCGGAAGTTGATCTGCTGATCGCGCCGGATACGCGAAGCAAAGACGAGCGTGATGGCGTGGTCACCGGTATCAAGGATCCGGTCGGCGGACGGAGGCATGCCGAAGCCGACCATATGTCGCGCGATCGGCGCGAGCGCCTTGGATTGCAAGGGCGCCGGCATTTCGGCGTGATGGACCAGCAAGCCGATCAGAGTCTCTCGCGAGACTTCCCCCTCAATGGCGTGGTCGAGAACGGCGGCGGTTTTCGCGGCGAGAGGCGAGGCGTAGCTCGTGCCGCAGCCATCTACGATGGTTCCATCGGGCAGAATCGAGAACAGCCCGTGTCCGAGGATGGGATGCTGGGAACCCGCACCGCCGATATGCGCCAAATCCGGTTTAACCCCGGCGCGCAGGCCAGGGCCACGGCGACTGTACCGCGTGGGCGCGAAGGGTAGGCACCCGTCATGTCCCGGCGGATTGAGCGCGGCGACAGCGACATTGCGGGCGCTTTCGGCCGGCGTGAGCAAGCCGTCGTTGCGAGCGTTCACGAGATTGGCGAGCGCGTTGGTTGCGTCGGCGGGCCATTCGGCGCGGAGATCCTGGGGCTGGATATTGCCCGCCGAAATGAACACGACCGCATTGTTCGTTTCAGCAATCAGATCGAGCCGTGCTGCGTGCGGGCTGTACCGATCCGGCGCCGCCGGTTGCAGGATGTTGAGGCTCATGTTGAACACCCGCACCCCGTGCCGGGCGCGGGCGTCGGAAACGGCGGTTTCCATTTCGTCGAAGAATTGTGGCAAGCCCTCGGGCTAATATGAAGCGAAGGCTCCGGCCTTGCGCTCATTTGGAAAGACGGCGACATCGACCAGCTCCGCGCCATCGGGCTCAGGGCAAGTTTCCGCGCCGTTCAAAGCGCCGCCGACCGCGGCTAGGCCACCTATAAAGGTGCCATGCGCGAGGTCGGCGTCTTCGTCGGCGAGAATGTCCCACCGATCAATCACCCAGTCCGAAAGCGCTTCGCTGATTCCGCCGTCGATGATGCCGAGCCGTGGATGGGTGCGACGGCTGTCGCGAATAGGAATGGCGACGTTCGTTGGCCGCGTGCGCGGCGCGGGCGTGACCGCACCTGTAGCCCGGACGACGATGCCGGGCAGTTCGACTCGCCGCACCAGCGGATGGCTGTCGAGGAAGGCAAGCAGGCGGGCGTGGCGTTTGACGTCGGGATTGAAAACCGCCAATTCGCGACGGCGCTCGCTGAGCGAGGCTTCATTCAGCCGCAAGACGGGCTGATCACTGGATAGGTGGAGCCGGACGGAGAGGATCGGCTGCTTTTGGCGGTGATTTGGCAGCCGCTCAACCGCGAGCCCATTACCAAGAGCATTGAAGCCCGCGATGAAACTCTCGGCGAGGCGACGATGGCCTGCGTCAAGGAGATCCCATTCCGAACGGGGAGGTGGGCTATCGAACAGCTCGACTTGATAGCTGCTGCCGGTCATCGGGTTTGAAAGCCATGCGATGGCTTCCTCCACCGAAAAGTTGCGGCGGTCGGCAGGGCCGTAGACTTCGATCCGGTCAATGGCGCCGGTTTCGCTCCTTCGGGCTGACGGGTGAGGCTCATCCTTTTGCTTCTGTTCGTTGAAGCGCATCTCTGTATGCGTCTCGGCCTTGGCGATCTCGGCCGCGACCTGGCGGAGCGTGCCCGGGCGGGCTTCGATGATCATCACGCCGAGATCGCCGCCGCCGACGACCGGGGTGCGATCGTTGCGGAAGAGGCTCGCAACGGGACGGTGACTTTTCGCCCAAGCTTCACGGCGCAGAATGACCTTCACAAAACCGACGTCGCCTTGTGACTGCGCGCTGAACACGCCGGAGATTGTGTCGATCTGGCTCGTGAGTGCCGCGCGATGCTTGGCGAACTCGGCGTCGCGGTGGGCGAAGAAGTCCTTTCGGCCGCCACCGCCGCCAGCTTCGCGCGCTTCCTCCTAGTTTTCCGGATTGAGGACGATCTGGATCGGACTAGCCATTCAGCACCTCGCCTTCGCCGGACCTGGCGGCTCGGCCGAGCTGACGGCTGACTGTCGATTTATCCTTGCCCGCAATGTCGCCGATGTCGGCCATCGAGAAGCCAAGGATCGGATCATCCCGCATGGCCCGAAACAGATTGCTCGAATCGTCGAACAGCAGCGCGCGGCGTTCGCTTTGAACCCGGGCGGCGTTCAGCGTGGCGAATTGGCGGAGCGTATCGAGCAGCCCACGCTTGTCCTCCTCCCGAACGGTGGTGGCCTTCTTGTACGTGCGGACGAGTGACTCGATCTCGGCGCCGGTCGAACCCTCGGTAAACCATGCGATCAGCCGCAAATGGATGTCCGGGGCCTTAACGGGCGGCATGAAATGAGCGGCGATCGCCTTCCGCATCTCGAAGTCCGGCTTGGGAATCTCAAGCTGAACCTCGAAGCGCCGCCAGACGGCAGTGTCCAAGAGCTTCGGGTGATTTGTGATCCCGATTGTGAAGCCGATATCGCGGCGAACATCGAGGTTCTGAAGAAGCGCATTCACGACGCGCTTGATCTCTCCGACTTCCTGCGGGTCGTCTCGGACTTTCGCGATGGCATCGAACTCGTCGAGAAGAAGGATGCAACGATGGCGGTTCGCGAACGTGAACAAATTACCTATGTTGCGCGCGGTAGTGCCCAGGAAGGACGACACGAGACCGTCCAACTTCACCAGGACTACGGGAAG is part of the Aureimonas sp. SA4125 genome and encodes:
- a CDS encoding ATP-binding protein, with product MDHFSIIQALCRAAMADASPALRKQIERLRDALAKDGDAKQSATLTSILTTADRTKELSPSRIERSKAQISGEILTRNTPVPVDRETAAALADIIFPVDIQPTAPLFNATVSQAIETIIEEWANFEALSEIDIRPSKTCLIYGAPGTGKTRLALWIAQQLDLPVVLVKLDGLVSSFLGTTARNIGNLFTFANRHRCILLLDEFDAIAKVRDDPQEVGEIKRVVNALLQNLDVRRDIGFTIGITNHPKLLDTAVWRRFEVQLEIPKPDFEMRKAIAAHFMPPVKAPDIHLRLIAWFTEGSTGAEIESLVRTYKKATTVREEDKRGLLDTLRQFATLNAARVQSERRALLFDDSSNLFRAMRDDPILGFSMADIGDIAGKDKSTVSRQLGRAARSGEGEVLNG